One window of the Zea mays cultivar B73 chromosome 3, Zm-B73-REFERENCE-NAM-5.0, whole genome shotgun sequence genome contains the following:
- the LOC100280755 gene encoding acid phosphatase codes for MESTSGEDAPKRNPLPSALVSNLESVLAARRPAAAEVSTAAAAGEAEASAPEDAPSGDGAPARPIVLLTCAGGIRSAGLAALVDALVTGARCDVHVCAPESDKPACGYSITIRETITATSVDFTGAKAFEISGTPVDCVSLALSGRLFPWSSPALVISGINTGPNCGFHSSAIAAAREALVYGVPSIAISLNWKKDETKDSDFKDAAQACLPLINAALDDIEKGTFLRGCLLNIGVPSAPSAIKGFKLTKQSGYSPAQSWQAVSASRPSSATHFMGMHQSLGIQLAQLGKDASAAAAARRVSGQRKAVEVESVATAGKQETREVVKKLFRAEFVERQHQGLDEDTDLRALENGFVSVTPLNVHGQVEPEIQAPASDWLSAAVSLEKEKEAAPATAEAHSAA; via the exons ATGGAGTCGACTTCCGGCGAAGACGCTCCGAAGCGCAACCCGCTCCCGTCCGCGCTCGTCTCCAACCTCGAGTCTGTGCTTGCCGCCCGCCGCCCGGCCGCGGCCGAGGTCAGCACCGCCGCCGCAGCCGGCGAGGCTGAAGCCTCGGCTCCCGAGGATGCCCCCTCTGGAGATGGGGCGCCGGCGAGGCCCATCGTGCTGCTGACCTGTGCCGGGGGGATCCGGTCCGCGGGTCTTGCGGCGCTCGTCGACGCCCTCGTTACCGGCGCCCGCTGCGACGTCCACGTGTGTGCTCCCGAATC GGACAAGCCAGCCTGTGGCTACTCAATTACCATCCGTGAAACCATCACTGCGACATCGGTGGATTTCACAGGTGCTAAAGCTTTTGAGATATCAG GCACGCCGGTTGACTGTGTCTCGTTGGCCTTATCTGGGAGGTTGTTTCCTTGGTCGTCTCCTGCTTTG gtgaTCAGCGGTATCAACACAGGACCAAACTGTGG GTTTCACTCTTCTGCCATTGCTGCTGCAAGGGAGGCCTTAGTGTATGGGGTGCCTTCAATTGCAATCTCATTGAATTG GAAGAAGGATGAAACCAAAGACAGCGACTTCAAGGATGCAGCTCAGGCATGCTTACCATTGATAAATGCTGCCTTGGATGACATTGAGAAAGGAACTTTCCTCAGAGGATGCCTATTGAATATTGGAGTTCCAAGTGCACCATCTGCAATTAAG GGTTTCAAGTTGACCAAACAGAGTGGATATAGTCCTGCTCAAAGTTGGCAAGCTGTGTCAGCAAGCAGGCCCTCATCTGCTACTCACTTCATGGGCATGCACCAAAGCCTTGGTATTCAGCTGGCGCAGCTTGGGAAGGATGCATCTGCAGCA GCAGCTGCACGTAGAGTTAGTGGTCAACGAAAggcggtcgaggttgagtctgttgcAACTGCTGGTAAACAAGAGACTCGAGAAGTAGTGAAGAAGTTATTCCGTGCTGAG TTTGTCGAGAGGCAACATCAAGGTTTAGATGAGGATACCGATTTGAGAGCTTTGGAGAATGGATTT GTATCGGTCACCCCTCTGAATGTTCATGGGCAAGTGGAGCCTGAAATCCAAGCCCCAGCTTCAGATTGGCTCTCAGCAGCTGTATCACTAGAGAAAGAAAAGGAAGCTGCTCCAGCTACAGCTGAAGCTCATTCAGCAGCCTAA
- the LOC100280755 gene encoding acid phosphatase isoform X2, giving the protein MESTSGEDAPKRNPLPSALVSNLESVLAARRPAAAEVSTAAAAGEAEASAPEDAPSGDGAPARPIVLLTCAGGIRSAGLAALVDALVTGARCDVHVCAPESDKPACGYSITIRETITATSVDFTGAKAFEISGTPVDCVSLALSGRLFPWSSPALVISGINTGPNCGFHSSAIAAAREALVYGVPSIAISLNWKKDETKDSDFKDAAQACLPLINAALDDIEKGTFLRGCLLNIGVPSAPSAIKGFKLTKQSGYSPAQSWQAVSASRPSSATHFMGMHQSLGIQLAQLGKDASAAAAARRVSGQRKAVEVESVATAGKQETREVVKKLFRAEFVERQHQGLDEDTDLRALENGFVSSHFSLSLSFPPFKWLSIHPTLQVSVTPLNVHGQVEPEIQAPASDWLSAAVSLEKEKEAAPATAEAHSAA; this is encoded by the exons ATGGAGTCGACTTCCGGCGAAGACGCTCCGAAGCGCAACCCGCTCCCGTCCGCGCTCGTCTCCAACCTCGAGTCTGTGCTTGCCGCCCGCCGCCCGGCCGCGGCCGAGGTCAGCACCGCCGCCGCAGCCGGCGAGGCTGAAGCCTCGGCTCCCGAGGATGCCCCCTCTGGAGATGGGGCGCCGGCGAGGCCCATCGTGCTGCTGACCTGTGCCGGGGGGATCCGGTCCGCGGGTCTTGCGGCGCTCGTCGACGCCCTCGTTACCGGCGCCCGCTGCGACGTCCACGTGTGTGCTCCCGAATC GGACAAGCCAGCCTGTGGCTACTCAATTACCATCCGTGAAACCATCACTGCGACATCGGTGGATTTCACAGGTGCTAAAGCTTTTGAGATATCAG GCACGCCGGTTGACTGTGTCTCGTTGGCCTTATCTGGGAGGTTGTTTCCTTGGTCGTCTCCTGCTTTG gtgaTCAGCGGTATCAACACAGGACCAAACTGTGG GTTTCACTCTTCTGCCATTGCTGCTGCAAGGGAGGCCTTAGTGTATGGGGTGCCTTCAATTGCAATCTCATTGAATTG GAAGAAGGATGAAACCAAAGACAGCGACTTCAAGGATGCAGCTCAGGCATGCTTACCATTGATAAATGCTGCCTTGGATGACATTGAGAAAGGAACTTTCCTCAGAGGATGCCTATTGAATATTGGAGTTCCAAGTGCACCATCTGCAATTAAG GGTTTCAAGTTGACCAAACAGAGTGGATATAGTCCTGCTCAAAGTTGGCAAGCTGTGTCAGCAAGCAGGCCCTCATCTGCTACTCACTTCATGGGCATGCACCAAAGCCTTGGTATTCAGCTGGCGCAGCTTGGGAAGGATGCATCTGCAGCA GCAGCTGCACGTAGAGTTAGTGGTCAACGAAAggcggtcgaggttgagtctgttgcAACTGCTGGTAAACAAGAGACTCGAGAAGTAGTGAAGAAGTTATTCCGTGCTGAG TTTGTCGAGAGGCAACATCAAGGTTTAGATGAGGATACCGATTTGAGAGCTTTGGAGAATGGATTTGTGAGCTCtcatttctctctctctctctctttccctcCTTTCAAATGGCTAAGTATTCACCCCACTCTACAGGTATCGGTCACCCCTCTGAATGTTCATGGGCAAGTGGAGCCTGAAATCCAAGCCCCAGCTTCAGATTGGCTCTCAGCAGCTGTATCACTAGAGAAAGAAAAGGAAGCTGCTCCAGCTACAGCTGAAGCTCATTCAGCAGCCTAA
- the LOC100280755 gene encoding acid phosphatase isoform X3, giving the protein MESTSGEDAPKRNPLPSALVSNLESVLAARRPAAAEVSTAAAAGEAEASAPEDAPSGDGAPARPIVLLTCAGGIRSAGLAALVDALVTGARCDVHVCAPESDKPACGYSITIRETITATSVDFTGAKAFEISGTPVDCVSLALSGRLFPWSSPALVISGINTGPNCGYEMFHSSAIAAAREALVYGVPSIAISLNWKKDETKDSDFKDAAQACLPLINAALDDIEKGTFLRGCLLNIGVPSAPSAIKGFKLTKQSGYSPAQSWQAVSASRPSSATHFMGMHQSLGIQLAQLGKDASAAAAARRVSGQRKAVEVESVATAGKQETREVVKKLFRAEFVERQHQGLDEDTDLRALENGFVSVTPLNVHGQVEPEIQAPASDWLSAAVSLEKEKEAAPATAEAHSAA; this is encoded by the exons ATGGAGTCGACTTCCGGCGAAGACGCTCCGAAGCGCAACCCGCTCCCGTCCGCGCTCGTCTCCAACCTCGAGTCTGTGCTTGCCGCCCGCCGCCCGGCCGCGGCCGAGGTCAGCACCGCCGCCGCAGCCGGCGAGGCTGAAGCCTCGGCTCCCGAGGATGCCCCCTCTGGAGATGGGGCGCCGGCGAGGCCCATCGTGCTGCTGACCTGTGCCGGGGGGATCCGGTCCGCGGGTCTTGCGGCGCTCGTCGACGCCCTCGTTACCGGCGCCCGCTGCGACGTCCACGTGTGTGCTCCCGAATC GGACAAGCCAGCCTGTGGCTACTCAATTACCATCCGTGAAACCATCACTGCGACATCGGTGGATTTCACAGGTGCTAAAGCTTTTGAGATATCAG GCACGCCGGTTGACTGTGTCTCGTTGGCCTTATCTGGGAGGTTGTTTCCTTGGTCGTCTCCTGCTTTG gtgaTCAGCGGTATCAACACAGGACCAAACTGTGGGTATGAGAT GTTTCACTCTTCTGCCATTGCTGCTGCAAGGGAGGCCTTAGTGTATGGGGTGCCTTCAATTGCAATCTCATTGAATTG GAAGAAGGATGAAACCAAAGACAGCGACTTCAAGGATGCAGCTCAGGCATGCTTACCATTGATAAATGCTGCCTTGGATGACATTGAGAAAGGAACTTTCCTCAGAGGATGCCTATTGAATATTGGAGTTCCAAGTGCACCATCTGCAATTAAG GGTTTCAAGTTGACCAAACAGAGTGGATATAGTCCTGCTCAAAGTTGGCAAGCTGTGTCAGCAAGCAGGCCCTCATCTGCTACTCACTTCATGGGCATGCACCAAAGCCTTGGTATTCAGCTGGCGCAGCTTGGGAAGGATGCATCTGCAGCA GCAGCTGCACGTAGAGTTAGTGGTCAACGAAAggcggtcgaggttgagtctgttgcAACTGCTGGTAAACAAGAGACTCGAGAAGTAGTGAAGAAGTTATTCCGTGCTGAG TTTGTCGAGAGGCAACATCAAGGTTTAGATGAGGATACCGATTTGAGAGCTTTGGAGAATGGATTT GTATCGGTCACCCCTCTGAATGTTCATGGGCAAGTGGAGCCTGAAATCCAAGCCCCAGCTTCAGATTGGCTCTCAGCAGCTGTATCACTAGAGAAAGAAAAGGAAGCTGCTCCAGCTACAGCTGAAGCTCATTCAGCAGCCTAA
- the LOC100280755 gene encoding acid phosphatase isoform X1 encodes MESTSGEDAPKRNPLPSALVSNLESVLAARRPAAAEVSTAAAAGEAEASAPEDAPSGDGAPARPIVLLTCAGGIRSAGLAALVDALVTGARCDVHVCAPESDKPACGYSITIRETITATSVDFTGAKAFEISGTPVDCVSLALSGRLFPWSSPALVISGINTGPNCGYEMFHSSAIAAAREALVYGVPSIAISLNWKKDETKDSDFKDAAQACLPLINAALDDIEKGTFLRGCLLNIGVPSAPSAIKGFKLTKQSGYSPAQSWQAVSASRPSSATHFMGMHQSLGIQLAQLGKDASAAAAARRVSGQRKAVEVESVATAGKQETREVVKKLFRAEFVERQHQGLDEDTDLRALENGFVSSHFSLSLSFPPFKWLSIHPTLQVSVTPLNVHGQVEPEIQAPASDWLSAAVSLEKEKEAAPATAEAHSAA; translated from the exons ATGGAGTCGACTTCCGGCGAAGACGCTCCGAAGCGCAACCCGCTCCCGTCCGCGCTCGTCTCCAACCTCGAGTCTGTGCTTGCCGCCCGCCGCCCGGCCGCGGCCGAGGTCAGCACCGCCGCCGCAGCCGGCGAGGCTGAAGCCTCGGCTCCCGAGGATGCCCCCTCTGGAGATGGGGCGCCGGCGAGGCCCATCGTGCTGCTGACCTGTGCCGGGGGGATCCGGTCCGCGGGTCTTGCGGCGCTCGTCGACGCCCTCGTTACCGGCGCCCGCTGCGACGTCCACGTGTGTGCTCCCGAATC GGACAAGCCAGCCTGTGGCTACTCAATTACCATCCGTGAAACCATCACTGCGACATCGGTGGATTTCACAGGTGCTAAAGCTTTTGAGATATCAG GCACGCCGGTTGACTGTGTCTCGTTGGCCTTATCTGGGAGGTTGTTTCCTTGGTCGTCTCCTGCTTTG gtgaTCAGCGGTATCAACACAGGACCAAACTGTGGGTATGAGAT GTTTCACTCTTCTGCCATTGCTGCTGCAAGGGAGGCCTTAGTGTATGGGGTGCCTTCAATTGCAATCTCATTGAATTG GAAGAAGGATGAAACCAAAGACAGCGACTTCAAGGATGCAGCTCAGGCATGCTTACCATTGATAAATGCTGCCTTGGATGACATTGAGAAAGGAACTTTCCTCAGAGGATGCCTATTGAATATTGGAGTTCCAAGTGCACCATCTGCAATTAAG GGTTTCAAGTTGACCAAACAGAGTGGATATAGTCCTGCTCAAAGTTGGCAAGCTGTGTCAGCAAGCAGGCCCTCATCTGCTACTCACTTCATGGGCATGCACCAAAGCCTTGGTATTCAGCTGGCGCAGCTTGGGAAGGATGCATCTGCAGCA GCAGCTGCACGTAGAGTTAGTGGTCAACGAAAggcggtcgaggttgagtctgttgcAACTGCTGGTAAACAAGAGACTCGAGAAGTAGTGAAGAAGTTATTCCGTGCTGAG TTTGTCGAGAGGCAACATCAAGGTTTAGATGAGGATACCGATTTGAGAGCTTTGGAGAATGGATTTGTGAGCTCtcatttctctctctctctctctttccctcCTTTCAAATGGCTAAGTATTCACCCCACTCTACAGGTATCGGTCACCCCTCTGAATGTTCATGGGCAAGTGGAGCCTGAAATCCAAGCCCCAGCTTCAGATTGGCTCTCAGCAGCTGTATCACTAGAGAAAGAAAAGGAAGCTGCTCCAGCTACAGCTGAAGCTCATTCAGCAGCCTAA